The Verrucomicrobiota bacterium nucleotide sequence ACCCGCAACTGTATCCTTGGCAATCCCCCCCTTTACTCGCGCGCGAAATTCCGGAGATTGGCGCTGGCATTGCGGTGGCCGCGACCATCGAATGAATGGTGCGGACGGTGCGAAAAGGATCGAATCCATGGCCATAAATCTGCGTACACCCGAGTTGGACTTCCTCGACCTGCTGCTGCCTTGGAGCCTGGGCATCGGGATCGTCGGTTTCCTGAGCGCGTGGGTCGTGATGACGATTCTGGAACGCACGGGGCTGACGCGGTTTGTCTGGCATGTCCCCCTCTTTTTCCTCGGACTGTTTGTCCTGCTGGCCAGTTTGTTAGGTTTCCTGTTTCACCCATGATGCGCCACCTGTTCAACTTTATGTTAACCCTGGCCATCGTGGCCGGGGCGGCTTACGCCGCCTGGAGCCTCTACCAGCGCTACATCAGCAACCCATGGACACGGGATTGCCAGATCCGGGCAAACGTGGTCGGGATCGCGCCGCGAATCTCCGGTCCGGTCATCCAGGTCGGGGTGAAGGACAATCAGGAGGTCAAGCTGAATGATTTGCTCTTCGAGATCGATCCGGCCGATTACAAGGCACAAGTGCAGATCGCCCAGGGTCAGGTGCTCAACGCCGACGCCAATTTGAAACAGCGGGAACAGGAAATGGCCCGCCAGACGGACCTGTTCCAACGCCACGTCAGCGCCGTTCAGGATTATCAGAACGCGCAGGACAATCTAACCGCGGCCCAGGCGCAGGCCGAGACGGCCAGGGCCAACCTGCAGCTGGCTCAACTCAACCTGAGTTACACCCGGATCACGGCGCCGGTCAACGGCTACGTGACCAACATGAACATCAGTCCCGGCACGTACGTCAGCGCCGGTAAACAGCTGACTGCGCTGGTAGACACAAGCTCGTTCTGGGTCGCCGCCTATTTCAAGGAGACGCAGTTGCCGTTCATCAAGGTCGGCGAAAAGGCCAAGGTCATCATCATGGGGCACCGGGACCATCCGATCACGGGCGAGGTGCGTTCAATCGGCTGGGGCATTTTCGTCCAGGATGGTTCGTCGGATCCCTCGGGACTGCTCCCCGCAGTCAGCCAGACGGTCGACTGGGTCCGGTTGCCGCAACGGTTCCCGGTCCGTATCCAGCTGGCCCCCGACCCTGGTCTGCCGTTGCGGATCGGTCAGACGGTCTCCGTCGCCATGCGCCCGAATGCCGCCACTGCCCAGGCGCCGCCTGCCGAAACGGTGGCCCGGCCCTGAACGCGTAGCGCGTGACTCGTAACTCGTAACTCGTAACGCGTAACGGGTGCGATCTCGGGGGAAAGTCGCCGATGTGAAGCTCAGACTTTCTCTTCCCGCCGTGGTCGACGCGGCGCCGTGTGAACTCTCTCTGCGTGCTGGCCGATGAGCGTCGAGCCGCCTCCGAACCCGTTACGCGTTACAAGTTACCCGTTACGAGTTACGCGTTTGCTCGACACCCGCCCCCCTCGGTGCCATACTTCGCCGTTGCCGGATCGCGGCCCTCAGGGAGGGATGGCAGAGCGGTTTAATGCACCGGTCTTGAAAACCGGAGACCCGCAAGGGTCCGTGGGTTCGAATCCCACTCCCTCCGTTGTACCTGCGCGTTGTCGAGTTAGATTAACTCCGTGCGCTGGCTGGAGTTGTTTGAATTCACCTTTTACATGGTCGAGACGTTCGCTCTGCCGTTTGCCATCCTGGTATTCGTCTACGAACGTCGCAAGGCGCGGCAGGTCGACGAGGAAGAGCTGTACCTGCGGCTCTCCGACGAATACACAAACTTCTTAAAGCTTGTGCTCGACAATGCGGACCTCCAACTGCTGAACAAGCGGGTCCAAGGACTTGATCTTAACGAAGAACAACAGGAGCGCCGGACCGCGCTCTTCGGAATTCTGGTGAGCATTTTCGAGCGCGCTTACCTCCTCGTCTACGAGGAGAATATGAGTAAACAGACCCGGCGGCTTTGGTCCTCCTGGGAGGATTACATGCGCGAGTGGTGCCGCCGTCGCGACTTCTGCGAGGCACTGCCCGAACTCCTGGAAGGCGAGGACCCGGATTTTCGTGCGTACATTGAAAAGATCGCCTCGCAAGCGCACCGGCCGGCTAAACCGGAACCCGGACCGCCGGTCGTCTCTCTACCGTGATCAGAACGGCGCCCCGGACGTGTGCGCCGGGCTGCTTTTCTGCCTGGCGGCGCCCGTGAACTGAAGGTGCCGCCCCACCCTTAATCTCCCGGGTTTCGTCACCGAAAAAGGCATCAGCCCCGGCAAGCAAACCGTTGTCAGGTGCAACACGGTTTTAGCCATCAGTTTACCGGGGGCCGCTAATATATTGATCGACAAGCCCGGGTTCGCTCGTACCCGTAACAGTGCATATGAACAAGATGCGGGTGTGGACCGGGGTACCGTATCCCCTGGGCGCGACATGGACTGAGGATGGCGTCAATTTTGCCCTCTACTCGGAGAACGCTACCGGAGTAGATCTCTGCTTATTTGATGACCAGGAGGCAGATCGTGAATCCGTTCGCATTCGCGTCATTGAACGTACGGATCACGTCTGGCACGTGCTCCTGCCGGATGTCGCTCCCGGGCAACTTTATGCTTTCCGAGTGTATGGGCCTTACACCCCGTCGGCGGGCCACCGTTTTAATGCGTCCAAAGTCCTGCTCGATCCTTACGCCAAGGCCATTGCGGGCAAGATTGATTGGGGACCGGAGATGTTCGGCTATCCCTTGGGAAATCCGGCCGAGGATCTGAAACGCGACTACCGCGACAATGCGTTTGCCATCCCGAAAGCGGCGGTCATCGATCCGGCGTTTGACTGGAAGGGCGACCGGCCACCGCGGATCCCGATGGTCGAATCGATCGTTTACGAGGTGCACGTGAAGGGATTCAGCCAACTCTGGAGTAAAGTACCTGAAAAGCTCCGGGGCACTTATGCCGGGATCGCCTCACCGGCGGCGATCGATTACTTCAAGCGTCTCGGGATTACCGCGGTAGAGTTGCTGCCGGTTCATCAGCACGTTGACGACAGCATCCTGCAGGATCGCGGCCTCACAAATTACTGGGGATACAACACGATCGGCTTTTTCGCCCCGGAATGCTCCTATTCCAGCAAAGGGGTCCTGGGGGGCCAGGTGACGGACTTCAAGGAAATGGTGCGTTCCCTGCACGCGGCGGGCCTGGAGGTCCTCCTCGACGTGGTCTACAACCATACCGCCGAAGGTAATCACCTCGGACCGACGATCTCCTTCAAAGGGATCGACAACGCCGCCTATTACCGCCTCGTGCAGGACGACCGCCGCTACTACATGGATTACACCGGCTGCGGCAACACTCCCAACACGCAAAACCCGCGCGTGCTCCAGCTGGTCATGGACAGCCTCCGCTACTGGGTCACGGAAATGCACGTGGACGGTTTCCGCTTTGACCTGGCTTCCACGCTGGGCCGTGAAGAGCATTTCGTGCAGCGTGACGCCGCCTTCTTCGACATCCTGCTCCAGGACCCCATCCTGTCGCAGGTAAAGTTGATCGCTGAACCATGGGACGTAGGCGAAGGCGGTTACCAGGTAGGAGGTTTTCCCGTACCCTGGGTGGAATGGAACGGCAAATACCGCGACTGCATCCGCCGTTACTGGAAGGGGGATGATGGTACCCTGGGTGAATTTGCCTACCGGATCACGGGCAGCCCTGATTTGTATGAGTACCAGGGCCGCCGGCCTTACACGAGCATCAATTTTGTTACCGCCCACGACGGCTTTACGCTCAACGACCTCGTCTCCTACAACGAAAAACACAACGAGGCGAACGGTGAAGATAACCGCGACGGGGATAACAGTAATAAT carries:
- a CDS encoding DUF1656 domain-containing protein, giving the protein MAINLRTPELDFLDLLLPWSLGIGIVGFLSAWVVMTILERTGLTRFVWHVPLFFLGLFVLLASLLGFLFHP
- a CDS encoding HlyD family secretion protein, encoding MMRHLFNFMLTLAIVAGAAYAAWSLYQRYISNPWTRDCQIRANVVGIAPRISGPVIQVGVKDNQEVKLNDLLFEIDPADYKAQVQIAQGQVLNADANLKQREQEMARQTDLFQRHVSAVQDYQNAQDNLTAAQAQAETARANLQLAQLNLSYTRITAPVNGYVTNMNISPGTYVSAGKQLTALVDTSSFWVAAYFKETQLPFIKVGEKAKVIIMGHRDHPITGEVRSIGWGIFVQDGSSDPSGLLPAVSQTVDWVRLPQRFPVRIQLAPDPGLPLRIGQTVSVAMRPNAATAQAPPAETVARP
- the glgX gene encoding glycogen debranching protein GlgX; its protein translation is MNKMRVWTGVPYPLGATWTEDGVNFALYSENATGVDLCLFDDQEADRESVRIRVIERTDHVWHVLLPDVAPGQLYAFRVYGPYTPSAGHRFNASKVLLDPYAKAIAGKIDWGPEMFGYPLGNPAEDLKRDYRDNAFAIPKAAVIDPAFDWKGDRPPRIPMVESIVYEVHVKGFSQLWSKVPEKLRGTYAGIASPAAIDYFKRLGITAVELLPVHQHVDDSILQDRGLTNYWGYNTIGFFAPECSYSSKGVLGGQVTDFKEMVRSLHAAGLEVLLDVVYNHTAEGNHLGPTISFKGIDNAAYYRLVQDDRRYYMDYTGCGNTPNTQNPRVLQLVMDSLRYWVTEMHVDGFRFDLASTLGREEHFVQRDAAFFDILLQDPILSQVKLIAEPWDVGEGGYQVGGFPVPWVEWNGKYRDCIRRYWKGDDGTLGEFAYRITGSPDLYEYQGRRPYTSINFVTAHDGFTLNDLVSYNEKHNEANGEDNRDGDNSNNSWNCGAEGPTDDAEINYLRRRQRRNFLATLILSQGVPMINAGDEFGRTQLGNNNTYCQDNELNWFDWDWSKEAQQLFDYTSRLLAFRRKHPVFRRPKYFLGRKIRGTDVKDMMWFNPSGTEMTEKDWTSGYAKCFGVLVSGATIDVRDAKGEPVRDDTFLWLCNAHHEPLTFILPGRKEIRWQTILDSADEEGFIEDERVISAGDEIELTERSLCLLQLSSGEESFAREESWTAKEGKSPSKTPSRKE